A single genomic interval of Calypte anna isolate BGI_N300 chromosome 3, bCalAnn1_v1.p, whole genome shotgun sequence harbors:
- the CCN2 gene encoding CCN family member 2 encodes MAPVSFAVVLLLALLSSEAQGQECNGQCQCGSGPSPTCPAGVSLVLDGCGCCRVCAKQLGELCSERDPCDHHKGLFCDFGSPANRKIGVCTARDGAPCVFGGMVYRSGESFQSSCKYQCTCLDGAVGCVPLCSMDVRLPSPDCPYPRRVKLPGKCCEEWVCDEAKEQTAVGPALAAYRLEDTYGPDPTMMRANCLVQTTEWSACSKTCGMGISTRVTNDNAFCRLEKQSRLCMVRPCEADLEENIKKGKKCIRTPKISKPVKFELSGCTSVKTYRAKFCGVCTDGRCCTPHRTATLPVEFKCPDGEIMKRKMMFIKTCACHYNCPGDNDIFESLYYRKMYGDMA; translated from the exons ATGGCTCCCGTCAGCTTCGCCGTAGTCCTTCTCCTCGCCCTCCTCAGCTCG GAGGCTCAGGGCCAGGAGTGCAATGGGCAGTGCCAGTGTGGTTCCGGGCCCAGTCCCACCTGCCCCGCCGGCGTCTCCCTGGTGCTCGACGGCTGCGGCTGCTGCCGCGTCTGTGCCAAGCAGCTGGGCGAGCTCTGCAGCGAGCGCGACCCCTGCGACCACCACAAGGGGCTCTTCTGCGACTTCGGCTCCCCCGCCAACCGCAAGATCGGCGTCTGCACCG CTCGGGACGGCGCCCCGTGCGTCTTCGGCGGCATGGTGTACCGGAGTGGAGAGTccttccagagcagctgcaagTACCAGTGCACCTGCCTGGACGGGGCAGTGGGCTGCGTGCCGCTCTGCAGCATGGACGTCCGCCTGCCAAGCCCCGACTGCCCCTACCCACGCCGGGTGAAGCTCCCTGGAAAGTGCTGTGAGGAGTGGGTCTGTGATGAGGCCAAAGAGCAGACTGCCGTGGGACCTGCTCTCGCTG CTTATAGACTGGAAGATACTTATGGTCCAGACCCAACAATGATGCGTGCCAACTGCCTGGTGCAGACAACTGAATGGAGTGCTTGCTCCAAGACCTGTGGCATGGGCATCTCAACCAGAGTCACCAACGACAATGCCTTCTGCAGACTGGAGAAACAGAGTAGACTGTGTATGGTCAGGCCTTGTGAAGCAGACCTGGAGGAGAACATCAAG aaaggcaaaaagtGCATTCGCACCCCCAAAATCTCCAAGCCTGTCAAGTTTGAGCTGTCTGGCTGCACCAGTGTGAAAACCTACAGAGCTAAGTTCTGTGGTGTCTGCACTGACGGGCGCTGCTGCACACCCCACAGAACAGCCACCCTCCCTGTGGAGTTCAAGTGTCCTGACGGGGAGatcatgaaaaggaaaatgatgttCATCAAGACCTGCGCGTGCCACTACAACTGCCCTGGAGACAATGACATCTTTGAGTCTCTGTACTACAGAAAGATGTATGGAGACATGGCATAA